Sequence from the Fusobacterium sp. IOR10 genome:
AACTATTATATCACCACTTTGCACCTTGTCATTTCCATTTGGAATAATTTCCTCATCTGCTCTTTCCAATGCAACAACTAGGCATCCATCTGGCCACTTAATATCCTTTATACATCTGTTGTCAAATCTTGTATCTGGACCAACTGCAATTCTTGTAATTACTTTCTTTTTGCAACGTCTCTCTTGAAATTTAGTCTTAGGTAACATATTTAAAAGTAATGTATCATATATTGGTTTCATTTGTAATAATTCTGAAATTAAAAATGTTGCCATACAAGTTACTACTAAAGGGAAAAAATGAGCAAATGATCCTGTCATTTCTAGAATTAGTATTGTTCCTGTTAAAGGTGATTTTACAACAGCTGTTAAAAAAGCTGCCATTCCTAAAATAACAAAATAAACTTCATATCCTGCTGTTAATCCAGGGAAATAATTTATAACAATCATTCCATAAACTTTCCCAACTAAAGCTCCTAATACTAATATTGGTAAGAATATACCTCCTGGAGCACCTGAACCATAACACATTAATGTAAAGACAAATTTTAAAACAAATAAAATTATTAATGTTTTGTAAGCAAATGGTTCATTAATTATTCTCTCTGCTAATCCATGCCCTCCTGAAGTTACATCCATAAAAAATAATCCTAAAAAAATACTTGTGATTACAACAATTATAGGTCTAATCATTGGAGGTATTTTTATTTTTGAATATAATTTTTGAAAATAAACAATTCCATCAGAAAATAATTTTCCTAATATTGTTACTATTAGAGCAAATAACACTAATAAAAAATAATATTTTAATTGATATACAGTTGTTACATTTTGTAAATCAAAACTTGTTCCAAAACCAAAAAAGAATTTAGTTACAAATTCTGCACATACAGAGGCTATTAAAATACAAGTTATTAGAAGAGGTGACATAAATTTATGTATTTCTTCTATTGCAAAAACTACCCCTGCAAAGGGAGCTCCAAAAGCTGCTGTTAAACCAGCACTTGCACCACATGTAACTAAATATTTTTTATCATAATCTTTTCTTTTGAAAATATCAAATATTCCTCTTCCTATTTCTGCTCCCAATTGAACTGATGGACCTTCTCTACCCATTGACATACCTGTTCCAATGGCTACTACCCCACCAAGGAATTTAGTTCCTAATTCTCTACACCAATTG
This genomic interval carries:
- a CDS encoding ClC family H(+)/Cl(-) exchange transporter translates to MKSDTARRAVGSYLRSHMDLYLLAAIVGILSGVVAVGYRICLDFVNEHRDAYFTYARNNMNFKIIGLLVLFAIVTSLILGYIIVKYPMVKGSGIPQVKGIIARQMDFNWCRELGTKFLGGVVAIGTGMSMGREGPSVQLGAEIGRGIFDIFKRKDYDKKYLVTCGASAGLTAAFGAPFAGVVFAIEEIHKFMSPLLITCILIASVCAEFVTKFFFGFGTSFDLQNVTTVYQLKYYFLLVLFALIVTILGKLFSDGIVYFQKLYSKIKIPPMIRPIIVVITSIFLGLFFMDVTSGGHGLAERIINEPFAYKTLIILFVLKFVFTLMCYGSGAPGGIFLPILVLGALVGKVYGMIVINYFPGLTAGYEVYFVILGMAAFLTAVVKSPLTGTILILEMTGSFAHFFPLVVTCMATFLISELLQMKPIYDTLLLNMLPKTKFQERRCKKKVITRIAVGPDTRFDNRCIKDIKWPDGCLVVALERADEEIIPNGNDKVQSGDIIVILTDEGTANNMTLKLMEMGEKIIIGGEN